In Paroedura picta isolate Pp20150507F chromosome 12, Ppicta_v3.0, whole genome shotgun sequence, one DNA window encodes the following:
- the LOC143821441 gene encoding uncharacterized protein LOC143821441 yields MCSETKQLCRPRRERREGHPKGAKASKGLAQFPRDFSTTDLNIQGTEWAGEVQLVPGAPGGRASWLAVQIAADALRCRPLPPSPRLPPSPPPLHSPGVTPGNVSLPRLPPTVSALRLQRLVGAGPEHAPPLLLYSSGAPAFTRRDRDVPSRRGGKSPRGSPLEAAKGRLSTMRRWVGTCWIAVLFILLLVDDSQSRRSSSSSSSRSSSSRSSSSSRPSGGSRPSGGGSRPSGGSRPSGGSRPSGGSRPSGGGSRPSGGNKPGSSFPSRPGSSPIKPESVPIKPGSSPVRPDSVPIKPGSSPVRPDSVPIKPGSSPVRPDSVPIKPGSSPVRPDSVPIKPGSSPVKPDSPAGNPVNPPPYNPAYPQNPAHPPQNPAHPPPYVPQNPAHPPQHYPQNPAYPPQNPGYPQNHPQNPVYPPQNPGYPHNPAHPPQNPAYPPQNPGYPQNPVYPPQNPGYPHNPAHPPQNPNYPQNPGHPPPYPGQPPAYPGHPPPYPGHPPHYPAQPPRQPGYPVNPAFPSHTGGSSWGHYDSKPWKPKKPKMKHIAGAALGGAAVGAIGGYLLGSAMSNMRFRFHNPAEERWWYENRNRYPDQVYYPQYDQPVVKDVFVRDCVNVTVREYIEPSGSETPDELEATVVTRVVHEMCTEQYRLVSGAPEGGSWSRSRVEPWKPKTPKLETPQAAKETVTVAPRGAVVGPLLGSPMSNMSFHFNNTDEERWWYENRNNYSDRVYYLEYSQPVLQDVFVGDCMNVTLEKFLEPTGNQTADEMEERVVKQVVHKMCTEQYWLVMGAAGGASWSHGESEPWKSQTAKPHMSRMEEEAILYATVAGVGVIRLESAAAHSGSNMAGQKTPNSGITKLLANLPLLWINSFAFCFLTH; encoded by the exons ATGTGTTCAGAAACTAAACAGCTCTGCCGtccaaggagagagagaagggagggacaTCCGAAGGGTGCAAAAGCGTCGAAGGGGCTGGCCCAGTttcccagggatttctcaactacAGATCTAAACATCCAGGGAACTGAATGGGCCGGGGAAGTACAGCTTGTGCCCGGAGCCCCTGGCGGGCGGGCTAGCTGGCTGGCCGTCCAGATTGCAGCTGATGCGCTGCGCTgccggcctctccctccctccccccgtctCCCTCCCTCGCCGCCGCCCTTGCACAGTCCGGGAGTGACGCCCGGGAACGTTTCCCTGCCAAGGCTCCCTCCGACGGTGTCTGCGCTCCGCTTGCAACGCTTGGTCGGGGCTGGCCCCGAACACGCCCCGCCCCTCCTGCTTTATAGCTCCGGAGCCCCGGCTTTCACGCGACGGGATCGAGACGTCCCTTCCCgaagaggggggaaaagcccCCGAGGAAGCCCCCTAGAAGCAGCCAAAGGACG ACTATCCACCATGAGGAGGTGGGTGGGGACCTGCTGGATAGCAGTCCTGTTCATCCTCCTGCTGGTTGACGATTCTCAGTCCAGAagatccagcagcagcagcagcagcaggtccaGCAGCAGCAGATCCAGCAGTAGTAGTAGGCCGAGCGGCGGCAGCAGGCccagtggcggcggcagcaggcccagtggcggcagcaggccgagcggcggcagcaggcccagtggcggcagcaggcccagtggtggtggcagcagaccCAGTGGTGGGAACAAACCTGGTTCCTCCTTTCCCAGCAGACCTGGTTCCTCTCCCATCAAGCCTGAATCTGTCCCCATCAAACCAGGCTCCTCCCCAGTCAGGCCTGATTCTGTCCCCATCAAACCAGGCTCCTCCCCAGTCAGGCCTGATTCTGTCCCCATCAAACCAGGCTCCTCCCCAGTCAGGCCTGATTCTGTCCCCATCAAACCAGGCTCCTCCCCAGTCAGGCCTGATTCTGTCCCCATCAAACCAGGCTCCTCCCCAGTCAAACCTGACTCCCCTGCAGGAAACCCTGTTAATCCCCCCCCTTACAATCCGGCTTACCCCCAGAACCCTGCTCACCCCCCACAAAACCCAGCTCACCCACCACCATACGTCCCACAAAACCCAGCTCATCCCCCCCAGCACTACCCACAAAACCCTGCTTATCCACCACAAAACCCAGGTTACCCACAGAACCACCCACAAAACCCTGTGTACCCCCCTCAAAACCCTGGCTACCCCCACAATCCTGCTCACCCCCCTCAAAACCCTGCTTATCCACCACAAAACCCAGGTTACCCACAAAACCCTGTATACCCCCCTCAAAACCCTGGCTACCCACACAATCCTGCACATCCCCCACAAAATCCCAACtatccacaaaaccctggtcacCCCCCACCGTATCCTGGCCAACCTCCAGCATATCCGGGTCACCCCCCACCGTACCCTGGTCACCCCCCACACTATCCTGCTCAGCCACCCCGACAGCCTGGTTATCCCGTAAATCCTGCCTTTCCTAGCCATACAGGAGGAAGCAGCTGGGGCCACTATGACAGTAAGCCGTGGAAACCTAAGAAACCAAAGATGAAGCACATAGCGGGAGCGGCTCTCGGAGGAGCTGCCGTAGGAGCGATCGGCGGCTACCTCTTAGGCAGCGCCATGTCTAACATGCGTTTTCGTTTTCACAACCCTGCCGAGGAACGGTGGTGGTACGAAAACCGAAATCGTTACCCTGATCAAGTTTACTACCCACAGTATGACCAGCCGGTTGTGAAGGATGTGTTTGTGAGAGACTGCGTCAACGTCACCGTGCGGGAGTACATCGAGCCCTCCGGAAGTGAGACGCCAGATGAGCTGGAAGCCACGGTTGTGACCCGAGTCGTCCATGAAATGTGCACCGAGCAGTACCGCTTGGTGTCAGGGGCCCCAGAGGGAGGTAGCTGGAGCCGTTCTCGTGTCGAGCCGTGGAAACCGAAGACCCCCAAGCTCGAGACGCCGCAAGCGGCAAAAGAAACGGTGACAGTTGCCCCAAGGGGAGCTGTTGTTGGCCCCCTCTTAGGCAGCCCCATGTCGAATATGAGCTTTCATTTTAACAACACGGATGAGGAACGCTGGTGGTATGAGAATCGCAATAATTACTCGGACCGAGTTTACTACCTGGAGTACAGCCAGCCTGTTTTGCAGGATGTGTTTGTGGGAGACTGTATGAACGTCACCTTGGAGAAGTTTCTGGAGCCCACCGGGAATCAAACCGccgatgaaatggaggagagggtggtGAAGCAAGTGGTCCACAAAATGTGCACAGAACAGTACTGGTTGGTGATGGGCGCTGCTGGAGGAGCTTCCTGGAGCCATGGTGAGAGCGAGCCGTGGAAATCTCAGACAGCCAAGCCCCACATGTCCCGTATGGAAGAGGAAGCAATTCTGTATGCAACCGTTGCAGGCGTTGGCGTTATCCGCTTGGAAAGTGCGGCAGCTCACTCTGGCTCCAACATGGCTGGCCAGAAAACACCAAATTCAGGCATTACTAAGCTTCTGGCCAACCTTCCCCTGCTTTGGATCAACTCATTCGCCTTCTGTTTCCTGACACACTGA